One region of Mucilaginibacter sp. 14171R-50 genomic DNA includes:
- the ruvA gene encoding Holliday junction branch migration protein RuvA: MYDYIDGKLVFKGAAHVVIDAGGVGYHINISLNTYSQLPAEERCKLFIWLHVKEDAHTLYGFATEGERRLFMHLISISGIGPNTGRMMLSSITPAEIQAAIVQGNVAAIQRIKGIGPKSAQRVILELQDKLKKEGPDTLTVMPGLKTAKDEALSALVMLGFVRNVAEKVLEQEISKSSSVLTVEQLIKSALKSL, from the coding sequence ATGTACGATTACATTGATGGTAAACTGGTGTTTAAAGGCGCCGCGCATGTGGTGATTGATGCCGGAGGGGTTGGCTATCACATTAATATCTCATTAAATACCTACTCGCAATTGCCTGCCGAGGAGCGCTGCAAGTTGTTTATATGGCTACATGTAAAAGAAGATGCGCATACATTGTATGGCTTTGCCACCGAAGGCGAACGCAGGCTGTTTATGCACCTGATATCCATATCGGGCATCGGGCCTAATACCGGCCGCATGATGCTCTCTTCCATAACCCCGGCCGAAATACAAGCGGCTATTGTGCAGGGTAATGTAGCGGCTATACAGCGTATAAAGGGCATTGGCCCAAAATCGGCCCAGCGGGTAATTTTAGAACTGCAGGACAAGCTTAAAAAAGAAGGACCTGACACTTTAACGGTTATGCCAGGGTTAAAAACGGCAAAAGATGAAGCCCTTTCTGCCCTTGTAATGCTTGGATTTGTTCGTAACGTTGCAGAAAAAGTATTAGAGCAGGAAATAAGTAAAAGCAGCAGTGTTTTAACTGTTGAACAATTGATTAAATCTGCGCTAAAAAGCTTATAA
- a CDS encoding NADP-dependent malic enzyme, which translates to MNKPNRKQEALNYHAKGRPGKIQVVPTKPTNSQRDLTLAYSPGVAEPCLRIADNVEDVYKYTAKGNLVAVISNGTAVLGLGNIGPEASKPVMEGKGLLFKIYADIDVFDLEINAKTVDEFVNIVKALEPTFGGINLEDISAPTCFEIERRLKAEMKIPVMHDDQHGTAIISGAALMNACEIQGKRLDKIKMVVNGAGAAAVSCTKMYLSLGVKKENLVMFDINGLLTPDRTDLDEMRMQFATQRKDITTLADAMKNADVFVGLSAGNVVTPAMLVSMAKNPIVFAMANPEPEISYDLGHAARKDIIMATGRSDFPNQVNNVLGFPYIFRGALDVRATAINEEMKIAAVKAIAEMAKKPVPEAVNLAYGITNLKFGRDYIIPKPMDQRLITEVSAAVAKAAIESGVARKTITDWDAYNEELLSRLGNNNKILRDVTNKAKQNPKRVVFAEADTYKILRAAQIVKDEGIATPILLGNADKIREIMRENELDLGDVQIIDPKIKTERSLEFAQFLFNKRQRKGVTLFEAKKMMIDRNYYGACMVHFGEADALISGLTKDYATTIKPALQIIGTEAGVNRVAGMYLMITEKGPVFFGDTTVNINPTAQELVDITVLMERSVAQFNIKPRIGILSYSNFGSNEGEIPEKTRETVRILHEKYPEMIVDGEMQANFALNSSLLADNFPFSTLSGKPANTLIFPGLASGNIAYKLLQEIGGAEAVGPILLGMKKPVHVLQLGSSVREIVNMVTIAVIDAQVKCAESNRKPSKTGKTK; encoded by the coding sequence ATGAATAAACCCAATCGTAAACAGGAAGCCCTTAATTATCACGCAAAAGGCCGCCCTGGAAAAATACAGGTAGTACCAACGAAACCTACCAATTCTCAGCGCGACCTTACTTTAGCCTATTCGCCGGGGGTTGCCGAGCCCTGCCTGCGTATTGCCGATAATGTTGAAGACGTGTATAAATACACCGCCAAAGGTAACCTGGTGGCCGTTATAAGTAATGGTACTGCTGTACTTGGCCTGGGTAATATTGGCCCCGAAGCCAGTAAGCCCGTGATGGAAGGGAAGGGTTTATTATTTAAGATATATGCTGATATCGATGTATTTGACCTGGAGATAAACGCCAAAACAGTTGATGAATTTGTAAATATCGTAAAGGCGCTTGAGCCAACTTTTGGGGGTATAAACCTTGAAGATATATCGGCACCAACCTGCTTTGAGATAGAACGCAGGCTAAAGGCCGAAATGAAGATACCCGTAATGCACGATGATCAGCACGGTACGGCCATTATATCAGGCGCGGCATTAATGAACGCCTGCGAGATTCAGGGTAAAAGGCTCGATAAAATAAAAATGGTAGTGAACGGCGCCGGCGCGGCTGCCGTATCCTGCACGAAAATGTACTTGTCGCTGGGGGTTAAAAAAGAGAACCTGGTGATGTTTGATATCAACGGCCTGCTCACCCCCGATCGCACCGACCTCGACGAGATGCGCATGCAGTTTGCCACGCAGCGCAAAGATATTACTACCCTGGCCGATGCTATGAAGAACGCAGATGTGTTTGTAGGCTTGTCGGCAGGTAATGTGGTTACACCGGCTATGCTGGTTAGTATGGCTAAAAACCCTATTGTGTTTGCAATGGCTAACCCCGAGCCCGAAATTTCATATGACCTGGGCCATGCCGCCCGCAAGGATATCATTATGGCAACCGGCCGGTCGGATTTTCCTAACCAGGTGAACAACGTATTGGGCTTCCCGTACATTTTTCGCGGCGCGCTGGATGTAAGGGCTACGGCCATAAACGAAGAAATGAAGATAGCGGCGGTAAAGGCCATAGCCGAAATGGCTAAAAAGCCAGTACCCGAAGCCGTTAACCTGGCTTACGGCATCACCAACCTTAAGTTTGGCCGCGATTACATCATCCCCAAACCAATGGACCAGCGCTTAATTACCGAAGTTTCTGCGGCAGTTGCTAAAGCAGCCATCGAGTCGGGCGTGGCGCGTAAAACCATTACCGACTGGGATGCTTATAACGAGGAGTTATTATCCCGATTAGGCAATAACAATAAAATACTGCGCGATGTAACCAACAAAGCCAAGCAAAACCCCAAACGCGTTGTGTTTGCCGAAGCAGATACCTACAAAATATTGCGAGCAGCGCAGATAGTTAAAGACGAGGGTATTGCAACACCGATACTGTTAGGCAACGCCGATAAGATACGCGAAATAATGCGCGAGAATGAGCTTGACCTGGGCGATGTGCAGATCATCGATCCTAAAATAAAAACCGAACGCTCGCTTGAGTTTGCGCAGTTCCTGTTTAATAAGCGCCAGCGTAAGGGGGTTACCCTGTTCGAAGCCAAAAAAATGATGATAGACCGTAACTATTACGGTGCGTGTATGGTTCATTTTGGTGAGGCTGACGCCCTGATATCGGGCTTGACAAAGGATTACGCTACAACAATTAAACCGGCCTTACAGATAATAGGTACCGAAGCGGGCGTAAACCGTGTTGCAGGTATGTACCTGATGATAACCGAGAAAGGCCCTGTTTTTTTTGGCGATACAACCGTAAATATTAACCCTACCGCGCAGGAACTGGTAGATATTACCGTGTTGATGGAACGATCGGTTGCACAGTTCAATATAAAACCCCGCATAGGTATATTATCTTACTCAAACTTTGGCTCAAATGAGGGCGAGATCCCTGAAAAAACACGGGAAACCGTGCGCATACTTCACGAAAAGTACCCCGAAATGATTGTTGACGGGGAAATGCAGGCAAACTTTGCGCTGAACTCTTCGCTGTTGGCTGATAACTTTCCCTTCTCTACTTTAAGTGGTAAACCTGCCAACACATTAATATTCCCGGGATTGGCATCGGGTAACATAGCCTACAAGTTGTTACAGGAAATTGGCGGTGCCGAGGCTGTTGGCCCGATACTGCTGGGTATGAAAAAACCCGTGCACGTACTGCAACTGGGTAGTTCGGTACGCGAAATTGTTAATATGGTTACCATAGCTGTAATTGACGCCCAGGTAAAATGCGCCGAAAGTAACAGAAAGCCGTCAAAAACCGGTAAAACCAAATAA